From Salarias fasciatus chromosome 5, fSalaFa1.1, whole genome shotgun sequence, a single genomic window includes:
- the mafbb gene encoding v-maf avian musculoaponeurotic fibrosarcoma oncogene homolog Bb: MTAEAHSHLGLQKASMDFVSDFDLMKFGVKKETMQGLDRSFIGPCSQLQRPDSVSSTPASTPCNSVPSSPHLNPNEQRNNPGGDQFWIPNNGGYPQQMYPQAFGLTPEDAVEALIGATAQQGHPSAPHGHQPPPFQADYEGYGHLSEPVQHYAGLPGHSDLQGIPSAPCHDPYLKDDLGSASPQSPEAQQVVGAHHHHHHHHLQPQPHSRHDRRSNAEMHFSDDQLVSMSVRELNRLLRGLSKDEVMRLKQKRRTLKNRGYAQSCRYKRVQQKHILEHEKTSLVSQVEQLKHELNRLIRERDAYKLKCEKLSGANCYHETGSTSDNPSSPEYLI; encoded by the coding sequence ATGACCGCTGAGGCGCACTCGCATCTGGGACTGCAGAAGGCATCCATGGATTTCGTCAGCGACTTTGACTTGATGAAGTTTGGCGTGAAGAAGGAGACGATGCAGGGTCTGGACCGCTCCTTCATCGGCCCGTGCAGCCAGCTGCAGAGACCGgactccgtctcctccacccctgCCAGCACACCTTGCAACTCGGTGCCCTCCTCGCCACATCTCAACCCGAACGAGCAGAGAAACAACCCGGGGGGCGACCAGTTCTGGATACCCAACAACGGGGGTTACCCCCAGCAGATGTACCCCCAAGCTTTCGGCCTGACCCCCGAAGACGCAGTGGAGGCCCTGATCGGCGCCACGGCGCAGCAGGGACACCCCAGCGCGCCCCACGGCCACCAGCCGCCACCTTTCCAGGCTGACTACGAGGGCTACGGTCACCTGTCCGAGCCCGTGCAGCACTACGCGGGCCTCCCGGGTCACTCCGACCTGCAGGGCATCCCCAGCGCCCCCTGCCACGACCCCTATCTGAAAGATGACCTGGGGAGCGCGTCCCCCCAGTCGCCGGAGGCCCAGCAGGTCGTGGGCgcgcaccaccaccaccaccaccaccacctgcaGCCGCAGCCGCACAGCCGCCACGACAGGCGCTCCAACGCCGAGATGCACTTCTCGGACGACCAGCTGGTGTCCATGTCCGTCAGGGAGCTGAACCGGCTCCTCCGGGGCCTCAGCAAAGACGAGGTGATGCGCCTGAAGCAGAAGCGCCGGACCCTGAAAAACCGAGGCTACGCACAGTCCTGCCGCTACAAGCGCGTCCAGCAGAAACACATCCTGGAGCACGAAAAGACGAGCCTGGTGtcacaggtggagcagctcaaaCACGAACTCAACAGACTGATCCGGGAGAGGGACGCATACAAACTCAAGTGCGAGAAACTGTCTGGTGCCAACTGTTACCACGAAACTGGCTCCACCAGCGACAACCCTTCCTCACCCGAGTatttaatatga